The Deinococcus sedimenti genome includes a region encoding these proteins:
- a CDS encoding type IV secretory system conjugative DNA transfer family protein, which produces MTPSQPERPQANPPSPVAIAALSSTMLSASILLMQALDVGQRSAPLIYKHTGLAQARQLKEDAMAALLISCGTDEKCGPWLSAQFSAGMAGYWLALLLPVIAIPLTMKFFPSRKAVPQKDPGLARWENKAALKRYMYGSDSTNDPFIGFLGYLKSGEVGGTFDSKDLPPMYIPLEDWCQNTLVWGGIRSGKTTSFFQPNIFLGAHLGITCVVFDVKWPQKDSGFYETIGYWHARKRRTVLLAPYEPYGARVNLIAGVFSFSDALEVADAVFPPPEFMEERGKHYNDKKRFMIAALMWLLRTEMGDQAHMGHVLEHAMLPDDRLMEWVETARDEQAKAILTGYRDAGESNFAETKNGIISALKVFFNQDVVRATSGLPTETTQLEECFRQPSLVMVGINQKNMMDGSGEVLFRLYKRLLDAAAMRVAAEQGGRLRVHLAYMMDELPSIGKINYMMRSLGTLRSYNISHHLGIQNDAQGQLVYGEAYWKAITTNVVARVIVFPRGINGDDAKKIRDLIGKTTATEVGVTGSRSIRVLEHEGSNAVSAKLVERDLLSYEEFSQFTLGEAVVRVNGHQPIRTQLAPMTMATVEGSGITPGSKPNLLHAFYRETIARCPGGLVAYTARIIQEGSLAGATSASSQRGTQNAPSHPVPASVAPQPVPAQESAPGATGSAANLSVTEVVQWLRACMTELIEIEWQLPERVITVRVDAEADTVNGTTAVTRLVIGGLLERTRTASHARLTKKAHAALPADLHADLADYPDAYAVYRWLRDNALSISGTPERAAYEAQCASTDPPTTPTEPAAQVIDGTLLCTMTRTREIFRGEGVLRFPQKRIGSRDHNQIPVQSLAATAAAVRQARAAEAEPTGEGKLSRKDRKRQSKTDLVNSVVGSSPDAP; this is translated from the coding sequence GTGACGCCCTCACAACCTGAACGGCCGCAGGCCAATCCGCCAAGCCCCGTCGCCATTGCCGCCCTGAGCAGCACCATGCTCAGCGCATCCATCCTCCTGATGCAAGCCCTGGACGTCGGCCAGCGGTCGGCTCCCCTGATCTACAAACACACCGGACTCGCGCAGGCCCGGCAGTTGAAGGAAGACGCCATGGCCGCCCTGCTGATCTCCTGTGGCACGGATGAGAAGTGCGGGCCCTGGCTGAGCGCGCAGTTCTCCGCGGGCATGGCCGGGTACTGGCTGGCCCTCCTGCTGCCCGTCATCGCCATTCCCCTCACGATGAAGTTCTTCCCCAGCCGCAAGGCCGTGCCGCAGAAGGACCCCGGTCTTGCCCGCTGGGAAAACAAGGCGGCCCTGAAGCGGTACATGTACGGCAGCGACTCCACGAACGACCCGTTTATCGGCTTCCTCGGGTACCTCAAGAGCGGCGAGGTGGGCGGCACGTTCGACTCCAAGGACCTTCCCCCGATGTACATCCCGCTGGAGGACTGGTGTCAGAACACCCTGGTGTGGGGCGGCATCCGGAGTGGCAAGACGACGTCGTTCTTCCAGCCGAACATCTTCCTGGGCGCGCACCTGGGCATCACGTGCGTGGTCTTCGATGTGAAGTGGCCGCAGAAGGACAGCGGGTTCTACGAGACGATCGGGTACTGGCACGCGCGGAAGCGGCGCACGGTGCTGCTCGCGCCGTACGAGCCGTACGGGGCGCGCGTCAACCTGATCGCGGGCGTCTTCTCCTTTTCGGACGCGCTGGAGGTGGCGGACGCCGTGTTCCCACCCCCGGAGTTCATGGAGGAGCGTGGGAAGCACTACAACGACAAGAAGCGCTTCATGATCGCCGCGTTGATGTGGCTCCTCCGCACGGAGATGGGTGACCAGGCCCACATGGGTCACGTCCTGGAACACGCCATGCTGCCCGACGACCGCCTCATGGAATGGGTCGAGACGGCCAGGGACGAGCAGGCGAAAGCGATCCTCACCGGGTACCGGGACGCGGGCGAGAGCAACTTCGCCGAGACCAAGAACGGCATCATCAGTGCCCTCAAAGTGTTCTTCAATCAGGACGTCGTCCGAGCCACGAGCGGCCTCCCGACCGAGACCACTCAACTGGAGGAATGCTTCCGCCAGCCGTCCCTGGTGATGGTCGGCATCAACCAGAAGAACATGATGGACGGCTCGGGCGAGGTGCTCTTCCGACTCTACAAACGCCTGCTGGATGCAGCAGCCATGCGTGTAGCGGCGGAGCAGGGCGGCCGCCTCAGAGTGCACCTGGCGTACATGATGGACGAGCTGCCCAGCATCGGGAAGATCAACTACATGATGCGGTCCCTGGGAACGCTGCGCTCGTACAACATCTCCCACCACCTCGGGATTCAGAACGACGCGCAGGGCCAACTGGTGTACGGGGAGGCATACTGGAAGGCCATCACGACGAACGTGGTGGCCCGCGTGATCGTGTTCCCGCGTGGCATCAACGGGGATGACGCGAAGAAGATCCGGGACCTGATCGGCAAGACGACCGCCACGGAAGTCGGGGTGACGGGTAGCCGCTCCATCCGCGTGCTGGAGCACGAGGGCAGCAATGCCGTGTCCGCCAAGCTCGTCGAGCGAGACCTGCTCTCCTACGAGGAGTTCTCTCAATTCACGCTGGGCGAAGCGGTGGTCCGCGTGAACGGTCACCAGCCGATCAGGACGCAGCTCGCGCCCATGACCATGGCGACCGTGGAGGGAAGTGGCATCACGCCAGGGTCGAAACCCAACCTGCTGCACGCGTTCTACCGGGAGACCATCGCGCGGTGCCCGGGCGGCCTGGTGGCGTACACGGCCCGAATCATTCAGGAGGGCTCACTCGCAGGGGCCACCAGTGCATCGTCCCAGCGGGGCACCCAGAATGCGCCGTCACACCCCGTGCCCGCATCGGTGGCACCACAACCCGTCCCCGCCCAGGAATCGGCGCCAGGCGCGACGGGGAGTGCCGCCAACCTGTCGGTCACTGAAGTGGTGCAGTGGCTCCGGGCGTGCATGACTGAACTCATCGAGATCGAGTGGCAGCTGCCGGAGCGGGTGATCACGGTGCGGGTCGATGCGGAGGCGGACACCGTCAACGGCACGACTGCCGTGACGCGCCTGGTGATCGGTGGACTGCTGGAGCGGACCCGGACGGCTTCCCACGCCCGCCTGACGAAGAAGGCCCACGCCGCACTTCCGGCCGACCTGCACGCTGATCTGGCGGACTATCCGGACGCCTACGCGGTCTACCGGTGGCTGCGGGACAACGCCCTGAGCATCAGCGGCACGCCCGAACGTGCAGCGTACGAAGCCCAGTGCGCGAGCACCGACCCCCCCACCACGCCGACCGAACCTGCCGCTCAGGTGATCGACGGGACCCTGCTCTGCACCATGACCCGCACCCGGGAGATCTTCAGAGGTGAGGGCGTTCTCCGGTTCCCGCAGAAGCGGATCGGCAGTCGGGATCACAACCAGATTCCTGTGCAGTCACTCGCTGCGACGGCGGCCGCCGTCCGCCAGGCACGGGCCGCGGAAGCCGAACCGACTGGGGAGGGCAAGCTGTCCCGGAAGGACCGGAAACGTCAATCGAAGACGGACCTGGTGAACAGCGTCGTGGGTTCATCACCTGACGCGCCCTGA